The Anaerotignum faecicola genome includes the window GGAGGAACTGATAACGCAGCTGTGCCGCGTTTAGTTCGTAGATATAGCAGTCGATCAGCGTGGGGTCGATCACCTGTTCAAAATGGTTTCTTGCCGAGTCGATGGCCGTTTT containing:
- a CDS encoding YaaL family protein, with the translated sequence KTAIDSARNHFEQVIDPTLIDCYIYELNAAQLRYQFLLRRFKSREV